The sequence CAAGGTTCGGCAAGAACTAAAGGAAGAAGGAATACTACAGAGCATCGCCGACACTCAAAAAACGGTCGAATATCATATCGGGGAAGGTAGGCAGTTTTATGACTATGGCAACGATTTGTCAAATGGAGTTTTGCCATTTAGCGCAGATAAAAAACTCCTCAATGCCGTTGCCTATTATGTCACACGGGGAGAAATTAAATCTTGGTTTGAATACAAAATAGCAAAAGGAGATAAATCTATCTCCAGCCCTAGGTCAAAGCCTATTTCTTTCTCCGACAATGTGATTATTTCATCTTATCTTAATAAGCTTATCGATAAAAGTAGTATAGGATTTGATGAAGATGAAAAAATCGAATTTCAGGAAGCTTTTGGTAAATGGTATTCTTCGGCGGACTACTCCGTATATCAAACCATAGAAGCCAATCGGGTCGAGGATGATCATTTTTATGAAGATGAGCGTTTAGACATCAATAGCGAGGAAAAGTTAAAGCCCATTCGGAATTTACTCGAAGATCACTTTGAAGCGACCAAAAAGCAGAACCATCAATATTCCTTTACATTTCTGATTGCTGATTTTGGCAAGGGAAAATCAGTATTGATGAATCAACTCGCATCCAGCTATGCAAAAACCCTTGTTTCCTCGGAGTACTCTTTAAAACGCACTTTTCCTATCCATATCAATCTTAGGTTGGCTTCGGATTGCCTATCCAGGGAAGCCGGACTCATTGAGACGTATTGCAAGCGCTACGAAAATTTTAAAATTGAAGATCTCAATGATTTTGAAAGCATAACCTTTTTACTGGATTCTTTGGATGAGATGAATCCCGAAATTTCTTTGACATCCATTATAAAAGATATTCTTCCCGTTCTGGAATTGAAAGGAAACATAAACTCAACATTTAGGTTTCTGATTGCTTCTAGGCCCATTCCTTCTTTAGAGCATATTTTAAAAAATTCAAGATTAAACCACTTTCAACAATTGAATTTGAGTCCAAAGGTAATGGACCAAACCCCTATGTTCATTCATGTGTTTGGATTTAAGGAAGACCAAATTGAAAAATTTTACCAAGGACTAGGCGAACAATACTTTGAAACCTACCGCAAACTGATAGAAAAAAAGATTCTAAAACTCGATGAATTCAGACGCCCCTTATTGAACTATATACTCTTCAAGGCAGTACAGAGTGGGGCAATATCCCCAAATCCCGCCAAAATATCCATTTAT is a genomic window of Flagellimonas sp. CMM7 containing:
- a CDS encoding NACHT domain-containing NTPase, encoding MQLNEEETEILRQLFNELVSLSGLTGAFQNLSRDDVLNLQAKVRQELKEEGILQSIADTQKTVEYHIGEGRQFYDYGNDLSNGVLPFSADKKLLNAVAYYVTRGEIKSWFEYKIAKGDKSISSPRSKPISFSDNVIISSYLNKLIDKSSIGFDEDEKIEFQEAFGKWYSSADYSVYQTIEANRVEDDHFYEDERLDINSEEKLKPIRNLLEDHFEATKKQNHQYSFTFLIADFGKGKSVLMNQLASSYAKTLVSSEYSLKRTFPIHINLRLASDCLSREAGLIETYCKRYENFKIEDLNDFESITFLLDSLDEMNPEISLTSIIKDILPVLELKGNINSTFRFLIASRPIPSLEHILKNSRLNHFQQLNLSPKVMDQTPMFIHVFGFKEDQIEKFYQGLGEQYFETYRKLIEKKILKLDEFRRPLLNYILFKAVQSGAISPNPAKISIYLSFINLLTIEAKYIGDPDIQNVRISKQQEMHSFRQQAIFRSILHGMAVLWSMNKSGLGTSAFNENKVQMNKACLEDILLAKDGSQGKKNMARVLVAYLSNSYFGLRGENFNFKHQSFAEILLAEYYIKVFLVFVFDKRDENTLGNYLSIGKPTKVSLTFYRELLNLLKKSIVENGDNSESIEARRLLSPLITSISIPEPNQLYSETLDSIWRTRKNLDHFERAVKYPQSKSFKIGRSPKK